From a region of the Salmo trutta chromosome 10, fSalTru1.1, whole genome shotgun sequence genome:
- the golga4 gene encoding golgin subfamily A member 4 isoform X3 has protein sequence MFKKLKQQKINEEQLPQRNAQSPQQAQMGPGERRSSHTHPSLHQDTSASPSDREVLAGMIAEPAFLSEYTIFALDQSKPPPKAPQAQVAQVASASGRRSATGSPRGSINGDGRASPQREEPQSFAQKLQLRVPSVESLLLRGASRAEGLFRSPSKESLNRSPSLNSLTPLGENEPLASPSATPAYDPSSDIESEAEESYGSPESLPALSKEQLIHRLNRVEKSLGNYRGKYSELVTTYRTVQRDKEKTQAILSQSQDKALRRIGELREELHMDQQAKKHLQDEFDAALEEKDQMITVLQTQVALMKKHLKGVPGGAVAPEVEHPLQAEDAPDSVSAPQSPFKDAAEGITDPSKSMEVLQKRVTRQENLLQKCKELLRTHKERSAQLTSENDTLQEQLQERLQELEKTKELHTTEKIKLITQLRDAKNLIEQLEQDKGMVIAETKRQMHETLEMKEEEIAQLRSRSKMAAAQREELQEQKEKSEKAGFEELEKALAMAQRAEEARRLLQLQLEEQVKEVERAGEEERRSLQQELTRVKQEVVTIMKKSSEEKMAEMEKLHSEALANKEQELSARVNQAVEQCQEELAQAAKELEQQSALALEDAELQKAAIETEAETNAKEIRLELETTRTRILELESSLERYSQPGSVPSSDDLSTQMEELRRKYEEEGTALEEKHREELEHKVELHQEALAQHNAAMEEFRAKHRTEVETILKEKEVQLQSHVEDMNQKTMEKLDVKQTELEALSSELQEVLRSKQVLEERLDAVENAGGSARQELEQRLQEVLTKHSVDIEEIKLQHEQSLGGMEKTLKEELNKLTLVLKEKEKELEAHLVCEKRLKEESETVLQDRNAKVKELEELRKSLKQAQSEKKGLEKSNAQLRKIRDELSQCKSQLIDLEQKLVTTRSDCKQKEESLQQKVQELEELEKQLQQAKKELSEQDTSYTDELNTKQEEEKQLKKQLEDQKAAHEKVENIKTDMEAKLKSQEAKMEKFKTKNKEMQEKFKKKLQELEESSKKELAKKESELQQKEQQGKEKILASQTSSEGLSSAMSHLEANHKEELEKMCEVHKQEKENLEHHWQEKLGQQEEEMQEKHTQILQEKVQELEEVTQQLGKTKEEKEQVVQEVKNLKEELVMRQTTVQKLQAELKDAAVKMESLSQSEEMFKEQVEVIEKNLNTALNERNSFQDQVSKTEEKARETIKTLSERFVDTETQLQALEASKGKEGEAVQRRLEQHSLQLEVKEKELQKQFTGISSELMRYCREIEASIEGGTKELSERVESRVRELKDRVLGNQKKVGHLKNVILTKVDRIRTLEEQLHQRTEENKNLCSSLEQMTVQLNVHKDDIKALTAERESLQRDAENHSQAISEKVICIEQLSEENRTISENVKTNVVHISNLESIINDLKTQLSGSHMRKDEAISLLDQQHKEEKQRLVCQMEEIIDRLEKEKKSAVEQADTLRNNLTEFKMKAESKFSQNHNTVKSLQTRLEDMEKQISEKNEALQRLTASIDNQSVSKSEMDQALSEKEQKVSALSLEVESCNSRLSELEEQLVLRTKESEQLTADLKQQCIIRESEKQELTEHLQQTQEQFRTQNVNLVQATEEKLQSLERENQSLKQELDWQREAFEKTKAEILKSKEESLKAAEERLSKDNAGKVTELKKKAEQKISQIRKQLTSQLEEKEKTIKDLRTQLEEAKIDEARKKQQVETLEEKENSLEEVMAKMTEELEKRIEQVRSDERLEKESSLQSLKDIYEEKLSLLKKDISNQEEALAKLKEEQEKHIEQVKNGERLEKESLLESLKNMYEEKLLSLQRDVSNQEETKANETLSRLEEIKMNLKEVEVEKVNFLAEISCLKDDLLEKTALIEQQKTELTSLEKQGTNAVEVVEHCTAEQTKSLTAGKETENHSLTQEYGDAESLSSLQNKLAEAVQEKQKLQKDLRSLRREHEQDLEYVKKELAQENEKKLKLEVEDLEMKQNSSLKQLMREFNTQMALKEQEMTAALKETIGKAQSVEVELMDSHREETNQLQKVIAQKDDDLNRTVHRYEQVLQSREVEMGDRVWQVQKELEDLQARTHSGSGEMGVEELQAQLAEKTTLLSEARLKEQQFVDRIHSLEDKMRCVHKNSVLTHMGSTFKDPGHYSAESFSEPTEFEYLRKVLFEYMMGRETKTMAKVITSMLKFPQDQAQQVLEKEDTKAISWLR, from the exons GTGCTGGCCGGGATGATAGCCGAACCTGCTTTTCTCTCTGAGTATACTATCTTTGCTCTGGACCAATCAAAGCCACCCCCCAAAGCACCTCAGGCTCAGGTTGCTCAGGTAGCCAGTGCG AGTGGCAGGAGAAGTGCCACAGGATCACCTAGAGGAAGCATCAATGGAGATGGGAGGGCTTCTCCTCAG AGAGAAGAGCCCCAGTCGTTTGCCCAGAAGCTACAGCTCCGCGTCCCCTCTGTGGAGTCTCTCCTCCTCCGCGGTGCCAGCCGGGCCGAGGGCCTCTTCCGTTCCCCGTCTAAAGAGAGCCTGAACCGCAGCCCCTCTCTCAACTCCCTCACCCCCCTGGGGGAAAATGAGCCCCTGGCCTCACCCTCTGCCACCCCAGCCTACGACCCTTCATCAGACATCGAGAGCGAGGCAGAGGAGTCGTATGGGAGCCCTGAGTCCCTGCCGGCACTGTCTAAAGAACAGCTGATCCATCGGCTAAACAGGGTGGAGAAGAGCCTGGGGAACTACAGAGGGAAATACTCAGAG ttggtcactacctacagaacagtccagagagataaagagaagacCCAG GCCATTCTCAGTCAGAGTCAAGACAAAGCTCTCCGTAGGATAGGGGAGTTAAGAGAG GAGTTGCACATGGACCAGCAGGCTAAGAAGCACCTTCAGGATGAGTTTGATGCTGCCCTGGAGGAGAAGGACCAGATGATTACTGTGCTTCAGACCCAg GTTGCCCTGATGAAGAAACATCTGAAGGGGGTTCCTGGTGGAGCTGTGGCCCCTGAGGTTGAACATCCTCTCCAGGCTGAAGATGCTCCAGACTCTGTCTCTGCCCCACAGAGCCCCTTCAAAGACGCGG CAGAGGGCATCACTGACCCATCTAAAAGCATGGAGGTGCTGCAGAAGAGGGTGACACGCCAGGAGAATCTGCTCCAAAAGTGTAAGGAGCTGCTGAGGACACACAAGGAGCGCAGTGCCCAGCTGACCAGTGAGAACGACACTCTGCAGGAGCAGCTGCAGGAGAGACTGCAGGAGCTGGAGAAAACCAAG GAGCTGCACACCACAGAGAAGATCAAGCTCATCACCCAGCTGCGGGATGCTAAGAACCTTATTGAACAGCTGGAGCAGGACAAG GGCATGGTCATTGCAGAGACAAAGCGTCAGATGCATGAGACTCTggagatgaaggaggaggagaTCGCCCAGCTCCGCTCCAGAAGCAAGATGGCCGCCGCCCAGAGAGAGGAACTGCAGGAGCAGAAAGAGAAGTCTGAGAAAGCAG GGTTTGAGGAGCTAGAGAAGGCTCTGGCCATGGCCCAGAGGGCTGAGGAGGCACGGAGGCTGCTGCAACTCCAGCTGGAGGAACAGGTGAAGGAGGTAGAGCGGGccggggaagaggagaggaggagtctgCAGCAGGAGCTCACCAGGGTCAAGCAGGAGGTGGTCACCATCATGAAG AAATCCTCAGAGGAGAAGATGGCAGAGATGGAGAAGCTACATAGTGAAGCACTGGCCAATAAAGAACAGGAGCTCAGCGCTCGAGTCAACCAGGCCGTG GAGCAGTGTCAAGAGGAGCTGGCCCAGGCTGCCAAGGAGTTGGAGCAGCAGTCTGCCCTTGCCCTGGAAGATGCAGAGCTGCAGAAGGCTGCCATAGAGACCGAGGCAGAGACCAATGCTAAGGAAATACGTCTGGAGCTGGAGACCACCAGAACT AGAATTCTGGAACTGGAGAGCTCTCTGGAAAGGTACTCCCAACCTGGGTCAGTTCCGTCATCAGATGATCTCTCCACTCAGATGGAGGAGCTGAGGAGAAAATACGAGGAGGAGGGGACTGCACTAGAGGAGAAGCACCGTGAGGAGCTGGAGCACAAGGTTGAGCTGCACCAGGAGGCCTTAGCTCAACACAACGCTGCCATGGAGGAGTTCAGGGCAAAACACAGAACTGAAGTGGAGACCATCTTGAAGGAGAAAGAGGTCCAGTTGCAGTCCCATGTAGAGGACATGAACCAGAAGACGATGGAGAAGCTGGATGTAAAACAAACTGAGTTGGAAGCCCTTTCCTCTGAGCTCCAGGAGGTGTTGAGGAGCAAGCAGGTTCTCGAGGAGAGACTGGATGCAGTTGAAAACGCTGGTGGGTCAGCCAGGCAGGAGCTGGAGCAGAGACTACAGGAGGTGCTGACCAAGCACAGTGTGGATATTGAGGAGATCAAACTGCAGCATGAGCAGTCCCTGGGAGGAATGGAAAAGACGCTAAAAGAAGAACTCAACAAGTTGACGCTGGTgctgaaggagaaagagaaggagcttGAGGCTCACCTTGTCTGTGAGAAAAGGCTGAAAGAAGAATCAGAGACGGTTCTTCAAGACCGGAATGCCAAGGTTAAAGAATTGGAGGAGCTTAGGAAGAGTTTAAAGCAGGCCCAATCAGAAAAGAAGGGCCTTGAGAAATCTAACGCCCAACTCCGTAAGATCAGAGATGAACTCTCACAGTGCAAGAGTCAGTTGATAGATTTAGAGCAAAAACTGGTGACAACTCGAAGTGACTGCAAGCAGAAAGAGGAATCTCTTCAACAAAAGGTACAGGAGCTTGAAGAGCTAGAGAAGCAGTTGCAACAGGCTAAGAAGGAGCTCTCTGAACAGGATACATCTTACACTGATGAACTGAACACTAAGCAAGAGGAAGAAAAACAACTAAAGAAACAGCTAGAGGACCAGAAGGCTGCTCATGAGAAGGTAGAAAACATTAAGACAGACATGGAGGCCAAGTTGAAATCACAGGAAGCGAAGATGGAGAAATTTAAAACAAAGAACAAAGAGATGCAGGAGAAATTCAAGAAGAAGCTTCAGGAACTTGAGGAATCTTCTAAAAAGGAGCTGGCAAAGAAGGAGTCAGAGCTACAGCAGAAGGAACAGCAAGGTAAAGAGAAAATCCTGGCGTCTCAGACAAGTTCAGAAGGCCTGAGCAGTGCTATGTCCCATCTTGAGGCAAACCACAAGGAAGAACTAGAGAAGATGTGTGAAGTCCATAAGCAAGAGAAGGAAAATCTTGAGCATCATTGGCAGGAAAAGCTGGGACAACAGGAAGAGGAAATGcaggagaaacacacacaaatactacAGGAGAAGGTACAGGAATTGGAGGAGGTCACCCAGCAGCTTGGAAagaccaaagaagaaaaagagcAAGTTGTGCAGGAAGTGAAGAACTTGAAGGAGGAGTTGGTGATGAGACAGACCACTGTGCAGAAACTGCAAGCCGAGCTTAAGGACGCGGCGGTCAAGATGGAGAGTTTATCTCAATCTGAGGAAATGTTCAAAGAGCAAGTAGAGGTGATTGAGAAGAATCTAAACACGGCTCTGAATGAGAGGAACTCCTTCCAGGATCAGGTGAGCAAGACTGAGGAGAAGGCAAGAGAGACGATCAAGACTCTGTCTGAGAGGTTTGTAGACACCGAGACACAGCTTCAAGCTCTTGAGGCTTCTAAGGGTAAAGAAGGGGAGGCCGTTCAGAGGAGACTTGAACAGCATTCTCTTCAACTGGAAGTCAAGGAAAAAGAACTGCAGAAGCAGTTCACTGGGATTAGCAGCGAACTGATGCGTTACTGCAGGGAAATTGAGGCCAGCATCGAAGGTGGTACGAAGGAACTCTCTGAACGAGTCgagagcagagtgagagagttGAAAGACAGGGTTCTGGGTAATCAGAAGAAGGTAGGACATCTTAAAAACGTTATCCTTACCAAGGTTGACAGGATACGCACTTTGGAGGAGCAACTCCatcagaggacagaggagaataaGAACCTATGCAGTTCACTAGAGCAAATGACTGTTCAGCTAAATGTACACAAAGATGATATCAAAGCCTTAACTGCTGAGAGGGAGTCTCTGCAGAGGGATGCTGAGAATCACTCTCAAGCTATCTCAGAAAAAGTAATTTGCATCGAACAGCTCAGTGAGGAAAACCGAACCATCTCAGAGAATGTCAAAACAAACGTTGTGCATATCAGCAACTTGGAGAGTATCATAAATGACTTGAAGACCCAGTTATCAGGTAGCCATATGAGGAAGGATGAAGCCATATCACTGCTTGATCAGCAGCAcaaggaggagaaacagaggctTGTTTGCCAAATGGAGGAGATCATTGACAGACTAGAGAAAGAGAAGAAATCTGCAGTGGAGCAAGCCGACACCCTCAGGAACAACCTCACTGAGTTCAAGATGAAAGCAGAGTCCAAGTTCTCTCAGAACCACAATACTGTCAAGTCTCTGCAGACCAGACTTGAGGATATGGAGAAACAGATCTCTGAGAAGAACGAGGCCTTACAGAGGCTGACGGCCAGCATTGACAATCAGTCCGTCAGCAAGTCGGAGATGGACCAAGCCTTGAGTGAAAAGGAGCAGAAAGTCAGTGCCCTTTCTTTGGAAGTGGAGAGCTGCAACAGCCGGCTCAGTGAGCTGGAAGAGCAGTTGGTCCTCAGGACGAAAGAGAGTGAGCAGCTAACTGCTGACCTGAAGCAGCAGTGCATTATCAGGGAGAGTGAGAAACAAGAGCTCACAGAGCATCTACAACAGACCCAGGAGCAGTTCAGAACCCAGAATGTAAATCTAGTCCAGGCTACAGAGGAGAAACTGCAgtccctggagagagagaaccaatCTTTGAAACAAGAGCTGGACTGGCAAAGGGAAGCCTTTGAGAAGACGAAGGCTGAGATTCTCAAGAGCAAAGAAGAGAGTCTGAAGGCGGCTGAAGAGAGGTTGTCAAAAGACAATGCTGGGAAAGTGACCGAGCTGAAGAAGAAAGCTGAGCAGAAAATCAGCCAGATTCGGAAACAGTTGACCTCACAACTTGAGGAGAAGGAAAAGACAATCAAAGACCTTCGGACACAGTTGGAAGAGGCCAAGATAGATGAAGCGAGAAAGAAGCAGCAGGTGGAAACCCTGGAGGAGAAAGAAAATTCCCTTGAGGAAGTCATGGCCAAGATGACGGAAGAGCTGGAGAAACGCATTGAGCAAGTGCGTAGTGATGAAAGACTGGAAAAAGAGAGCTCTTTACAGAGTTTGAAGGACATTTACGAGGAAAAGCTATCATTACTTAAGAAAGATATTTCAAACCAGGAGGAAGCCCTAGCCAAGCTGAAGGAAGAACAAGAAAAACATATTGAGCAAGTAAAGAACGGCGAGAGACTTGAGAAAGAGAGCTTATTGGAGAGTTTGAAGAACATGTACGAGGAAAAGCTACTGTCACTTCAGAGAGATGTTTCGAACCAGGAAGAGACCAAAGCAAATGAGACCCTCTCAAGGCTTGAGGAGATTAAGATGAATCTTAAGGAAGTGGAGGTGGAAAAGGTAAACTTTCTGGCTGAAATAAGCTGCCTGAAGGATGATCTGCTTGAGAAGACTGCACTGATCGAACAGCAAAAGACAGAATTGACTAGCTTAGAAAAACAGGGTACGAATGCAGTGGAGGTCGTGGAGCATTGCACTGCAGAGCAAACCAAGAGTCTCACAGCAGGCAAAGAGACGGAGAACCACTCTCTGACGCAGGAATATGGGGATGCTGAATCTCTGTCGTCCCTGCAGAATAAGCTGGCAGAGGCGGTGCAGGAGAAGCAGAAGCTACAGAAAGACTTGCGTTCCCTGAGGAGGGAGCACGAGCAGGATCTGGAGTACGTGAagaaagagttggcccaagagaACGAGAAGAAGCTCAA GCTTGAGGTCGAGGATCTGGAGATGAAGCAGAACTCGTCCCTGAAGCAGCTAATGAGGGAGTTCAACACACAGATGGCTTTGAAAGAACAGGAGATGACTGCTGCACTGAAGGAGACCATTG GGAAGGCCCAGAGCGTGGAGGTGGAGCTTATGGACAGCCATCGGGAAGAGACCAATCAGCTGCAGAAGGTGATCGCCCAGAAAGATGATGACTTAAACAGAACAGTCCATCGATATGAGCAGGTCCTGCAG